In Cucurbita pepo subsp. pepo cultivar mu-cu-16 chromosome LG04, ASM280686v2, whole genome shotgun sequence, the following are encoded in one genomic region:
- the LOC111792804 gene encoding protein RALF-like 19, whose protein sequence is METMKICLVLLLVFFAVVAPLSFAFHETSHSSSLLDNSQYSFFGGDSSEAMTEDSRRQLFQYGFAYNAEARKRVLSYYALSKNNIPCGRRGTSYYDCKKRRRINPYRRGCAAITGCARFTD, encoded by the coding sequence ATGGAAACAATGAAGATCTGCCTCGTTCTCCTTCTCGTCTTCTTCGCCGTCGTTGCTCCGCTCTCCTTTGCCTTCCATGAAACCTCCCACAGTTCATCCCTCCTCGATAATTCTCAATATAGCTTTTTTGGTGGAGACTCCTCTGAAGCTATGACTGAAGATAGTCGACGACAACTTTTCCAATATGGGTTCGCCTATAATGCGGAAGCTCGCAAGAGGGTTTTGAGCTACTATGCACTTAGTAAGAATAATATCCCTTGCGGCCGTCGTGGTACCTCCTACTATGATTGCAAGAAGCGTAGAAGGATTAATCCTTATCGTCGCGGTTGCGCTGCCATCACTGGATGTGCTCGATTCACCGATTAA
- the LOC111793966 gene encoding protein RALF-like 4 → METTKLCLFLLLVFATVSPPLSFAFHETSDGSSPSPFDDNSQYSFFGGDSSEAMTEDSRRQLFQYGFAYNAEARKRVLSYYALSKNNIPCGRRGTSYYDCKKRRRINPYRRGCAAITGCARFTD, encoded by the coding sequence ATGGAAACAACGAAGCTATGCCTCTTTCTCCTTCTCGTCTTTGCCACCGTTTCTCCTCCACTCTCCTTTGCCTTCCATGAAACCTCCGACGGTTCATCTCCTTCCCCTTTCGACGATAATTCTCAATACAGCTTTTTTGGTGGAGACTCCTCTGAAGCTATGACTGAAGATAGTCGACGACAACTTTTCCAATATGGGTTCGCCTATAATGCGGAAGCTCGCAAGAGGGTTTTGAGCTACTATGCACTTAGTAAGAATAATATCCCTTGCGGCCGTCGTGGTACCTCCTACTATGATTGCAAGAAGCGTAGAAGGATTAATCCTTATCGTCGCGGTTGCGCTGCCATCACTGGATGTGCTCGATTCACCGATTAA
- the LOC111794018 gene encoding protein RALF-like 4 has product MGTMKQELPLTHSNMGTMKLCIFLLLVFVVVVPFSFAFHETSHSSSLLDDISKYSFFGGDSSEAMTEDTRRQLFQYGFAYNAEARKRVLSYYALSKNNIPCGRRGTSYYDCKKRRRINPYRRGCAAITGCARFTD; this is encoded by the coding sequence CACTCATTCAAATATGGGAACAATGAAGCTCTGCATCTTTCTCCTCCTCGTCTTTGTCGTTGTTGTTCCATTCTCCTTTGCCTTTCATGAAACCTCCCACAGTTCATCCCTCCTCGACGATATTTCTAAATACAGCTTCTTTGGTGGAGACTCCTCTGAAGCTATGACTGAAGATACTCGACGACAACTTTTCCAATATGGGTTCGCCTATAATGCGGAAGCTCGCAAGAGGGTTTTGAGCTACTATGCACTTAGTAAGAATAATATCCCTTGTGGCCGTCGTGGTACCTCGTACTATGATTGCAAGAAGCGTAGAAGGATCAATCCTTATCGTCGTGGTTGTGCCGCCATCACTGGATGTGCTCGATTCACCGATTAA